A DNA window from Ranitomeya imitator isolate aRanImi1 chromosome 2, aRanImi1.pri, whole genome shotgun sequence contains the following coding sequences:
- the LOC138663173 gene encoding oocyte zinc finger protein XlCOF8.4-like yields the protein MDMDRDKMAERILHLTLEILFRLTGEDYTVVKKTSSERCQDPVSEGCRRPLSPITGPPPHPLIHEENNDQKILELTYKMVELLTGEVPIRCQDVAVYYSMEEWEYLQGHKDLYKDVMMEVPQPLTSPDPSSKRATPERCPLPLPQDYKQGDPNAHDYQGEDLTHINTTETYVRGHERFKERIPTYDYPADDCTRRSEGQLISSIFKSDDLEILQDTTEVNAITTDIPSSLHSKDLSSDAMEQVPSSDSLPTTKENQSHKRGIKKQTTSKEKKSCSECGKHFTQESHFVNHLRTHTGEKPFSCSECGKCFNQKSALDRHWRTHTREKPFSCSECGKCFNRKSILDSHQRTHTGEKPFSCSECGKCFMHKITLDNHQRTHTGEKPFSCSECGKCFKQKSHLVNHWRTHTREKPFSCSECGKCFNRKSVLDCHQRTHTGEKPFSCSECGKCFNQKAHLVIHQKTHTGKKTSSFS from the exons atggatatggacagagacaagatggcggagaggatattacacctcaccctagagatcctcttccggcttactggagag gattacacagtagtgaagaagacctctagtgagcgctgtcaggaccctgtgtctgaaggATGCAGAAGACctctgagcccaatcacagggcctccacctcaccccctgatacatgaggaaaacaatgaccagaagatcctagaactcacctacaagatggttgagctgctgactggagag gttcctataaggtgtcaggatgtcgctgtctattattccatggaggagtgggaatatttacaaggtcacaaagatctgtacaaggacgtcatgatggaggttccccagcccctcacatcgccag ATCCATCCAGTAAGAgggcaacaccagagagatgtccccttcCTCTTCCACAGGACTATAAACAAGGAGATCCCAATGCTCATgattatcag ggtgaagatctgacccatattaatactacagagacatatgtgagaggTCATGAGCGGTTTAAAGAGAggattcccacatatgactaccctg cagatgactgtaccaggagatcagaaggACAGCTgatatcttcaatttttaaatctgatgatcttgagatcctacaagatacaactgaagtgaatgctaTTACCacggatataccatcatcccttcacagcaaagatctgtcatctgatgctATGGAACAAgtgccatcttctgattcattaccgactactaaggaaaatcaaagtcacaaaagaggcattaaaaaacaaactactTCTAAAGAAAAGaagtcatgttcagaatgtgggaaacattttaCACAGGAATCACATTTTGTTAACCAcctaagaactcacacaggagagaagcctttttcctgttcagaatgtgggaaatgttttaaccagaaatccgcTCTGGATAGACATTGgagaactcacacaagggagaagcctttttcctgttcagaatgtgggaaatgttttaaccggaaatcgattcttgatagccaccagagaacacacacaggggagaagcctttttcatgttcagaatgtgggaaatgttttatgcaCAAAATCACTCTTGataaccaccagagaactcacacaggggagaagcctttttcctgttcagaatgtgggaaatgttttaagcagaAATCGCATCTTGTTAATCATTGgagaactcacacaagggagaagcctttttcatgttcagaatgtgggaaatgttttaaccggaaatcagttCTTGAttgccaccagagaactcacacaggggagaagcctttttcctgttctgaatgtgggaaatgttttaaccagaaagctcaTCTTGTAAtacaccagaaaactcacacagggaagaagacttcttcattttcttaa